One genomic segment of Streptomyces sp. RerS4 includes these proteins:
- the opcA gene encoding glucose-6-phosphate dehydrogenase assembly protein OpcA — protein MKIDLTETTSSKINAALVQARRDIGTPAIGMVLTLVIVTDEENAYDALKSANDASHEHPSRIVVVVKRVSRSPRSRREARLDAEIRVGADSGTGETVVLRLHGELVDHAQSVVLPLLLPDAPVVVWWPEGAPADLAGDPLGALGQRRITDTYSLEHPIGALAARAEAYAPGDTDLSWTRITPWRSMLAAALDQQTVSVVSATVEGEAENPSCELLAMWLADRLGVPVERTLSGGPGLTSVRLSTKDGEIVLDRADGSLATLCMPGQPDRAVALKRRDTAELLAEELRRLDPDNTYEASLKFGVAKLAAEAPAKPKVDAMASPETVTGPKADTPAPKPPTKPTKKAPAK, from the coding sequence ATGAAGATCGACCTCACGGAGACCACCTCCAGCAAGATCAACGCCGCGTTGGTGCAGGCGCGCCGGGACATCGGCACGCCGGCCATCGGCATGGTCCTCACGCTGGTGATCGTGACCGACGAGGAGAACGCGTACGACGCGCTCAAATCGGCGAACGACGCGTCCCACGAACACCCTTCGCGGATCGTCGTCGTGGTCAAGCGGGTCAGCCGCTCACCGCGCAGCCGCCGCGAGGCCCGACTCGACGCGGAGATCCGCGTCGGGGCGGATTCCGGCACCGGCGAAACGGTCGTGCTGCGCCTGCACGGCGAACTGGTCGACCACGCCCAGTCGGTGGTTCTCCCGCTCCTGCTGCCCGACGCCCCCGTGGTCGTCTGGTGGCCGGAGGGCGCCCCCGCGGACCTGGCGGGCGACCCGCTGGGCGCGCTGGGGCAGCGCCGGATCACGGACACGTACTCCCTGGAGCACCCGATCGGCGCGCTCGCCGCGCGGGCGGAGGCGTACGCGCCGGGTGACACGGACCTGTCCTGGACGCGGATCACCCCGTGGCGCTCGATGCTGGCGGCCGCGCTGGACCAGCAGACGGTGTCGGTGGTCTCCGCGACCGTGGAGGGCGAGGCCGAGAACCCGAGCTGCGAGCTGCTGGCCATGTGGCTGGCGGACCGGCTCGGGGTCCCCGTCGAGCGCACCCTGTCGGGCGGTCCGGGCCTCACGTCGGTCCGACTGTCCACCAAGGACGGGGAGATCGTCCTGGACCGCGCCGACGGCTCGCTGGCGACGCTGTGCATGCCGGGGCAGCCGGACCGTGCGGTGGCGCTCAAGCGCCGTGACACGGCCGAGTTGCTGGCGGAGGAGCTGCGCCGGCTGGACCCGGACAACACGTACGAGGCCTCGCTGAAGTTCGGCGTGGCGAAGCTGGCGGCCGAGGCCCCGGCCAAGCCGAAGGTGGACGCCATGGCCTCCCCGGAGACGGTGACCGGCCCGAAGGCCGACACCCCGGCCCCGAAGCCGCCGACCAAGCCGACGAAGAAGGCTCCGGCCAAGTAG
- the pgl gene encoding 6-phosphogluconolactonase, translated as MTTPQVVVHRDKELMAQAAAARLITKIVDAQAARGSASVVLTGGRNGNGLLAALAAAPARDAVDWARLDLWWGDERYVPADDPERNHVQAREALLDSVPVDPARVHVMPASDGPHGADVDAAAAGYAAELARAAGPEDHGPVPRFDVLMLGVGPDTHVASLFPEHPASRETERTVVGVHGAPKPPPTRVSLTLPAIRAAREVWLLAAGEDKAGAVAIALGGAGAVQAPAAAAYGRSRTLWLLDRAAAAKLPSGLYPPASS; from the coding sequence ATGACGACTCCCCAGGTCGTCGTCCACCGGGACAAGGAGCTGATGGCGCAGGCCGCGGCCGCCCGGCTCATCACGAAGATCGTGGACGCGCAGGCCGCCCGCGGCAGCGCCTCCGTCGTCCTGACCGGCGGTCGCAACGGCAACGGCCTGCTCGCGGCCCTCGCCGCCGCCCCCGCCCGCGACGCGGTCGACTGGGCGCGGCTCGACCTGTGGTGGGGCGACGAGCGCTACGTCCCCGCCGACGACCCCGAGCGCAACCACGTACAGGCCCGCGAGGCCCTCCTCGACTCCGTTCCGGTGGACCCGGCGCGCGTGCACGTGATGCCCGCCTCCGACGGCCCGCACGGCGCGGACGTGGACGCCGCGGCGGCCGGGTACGCCGCCGAGCTGGCCCGCGCGGCCGGCCCCGAGGACCACGGCCCGGTGCCGCGTTTCGACGTGCTGATGCTGGGCGTCGGCCCGGACACGCACGTGGCCTCGCTGTTCCCCGAGCACCCGGCCTCGCGGGAGACGGAGCGCACCGTCGTGGGCGTCCACGGCGCCCCGAAGCCCCCGCCCACCCGGGTCTCGCTCACCCTTCCGGCGATCCGCGCGGCCCGCGAGGTGTGGTTGCTGGCGGCCGGTGAGGACAAGGCCGGCGCGGTGGCCATCGCACTGGGCGGCGCGGGCGCGGTCCAGGCCCCGGCGGCCGCCGCCTACGGCCGCAGCCGCACGCTGTGGCTGCTGGACCGCGCGGCCGCGGCCAAGCTGCCGTCCGGGCTGTACCCGCCGGCGTCCTCCTGA
- the secG gene encoding preprotein translocase subunit SecG gives MGFSIALIVFSALLMLLVLMHKGKGGGLSDMFGGGMQSSVGGSSVAERNLDRITVVVGLLWFACIVALGLLMKASS, from the coding sequence ATGGGGTTCTCGATCGCCCTGATCGTCTTCAGCGCTCTGCTGATGCTGCTCGTGCTGATGCACAAGGGCAAGGGCGGCGGCCTGTCCGACATGTTCGGTGGCGGCATGCAGTCCTCGGTCGGCGGCTCCTCCGTGGCCGAGCGCAACCTCGACCGCATCACGGTCGTCGTCGGTCTGCTGTGGTTCGCGTGCATCGTGGCGCTCGGTCTGCTCATGAAGGCGAGCAGCTGA
- a CDS encoding phosphoglycerate kinase, which yields MKTIDELLAEGVAGKRVFVRADLNVPLANGEISDDGRIRAVLPTIAKLAEAGARVVVASHLGRPKGAPDPAFSLAPAAKRLGELLGADVAFATDTVGASAKETVAALADGQVAVIENLRFNAGETSKDAAERGAFADELATLADLYVGDGFGAVHRAHASVVDLPARLPHAAGYLIATEVGVLKKLTADVKRPYAVVLGGAKVSDKLAVIDELLGKADRILIGGGMAYTFLKAKGHEVGISLLQEDQLEKVTEYMARAEATGVELVLPVDVLVSADFPDLKTKAPATFETVDADKIPADKEGLDIGPKTRELYASKIADAETVFWNGPVGVFEHPDYANGTKAIARALVDCDAFTVVGGGDSAAAVRILGFDENAFGHISTGGGASLEYLEGKTLPGLAALEG from the coding sequence ATGAAGACGATCGACGAACTGCTCGCCGAGGGCGTCGCCGGCAAGCGGGTCTTCGTCCGCGCCGACCTCAACGTGCCCCTGGCGAACGGTGAGATCAGCGACGACGGCCGCATCCGCGCCGTCCTGCCGACCATCGCGAAGCTCGCCGAAGCCGGCGCCCGCGTGGTCGTCGCCTCGCACCTGGGCCGCCCCAAGGGCGCCCCGGACCCGGCCTTCTCGCTGGCGCCCGCCGCCAAGCGGCTCGGTGAACTCCTCGGCGCGGACGTGGCGTTCGCCACCGACACCGTCGGTGCCTCCGCCAAGGAGACCGTCGCGGCCCTCGCCGACGGGCAGGTCGCCGTCATCGAGAACCTGCGCTTCAACGCCGGCGAGACCTCGAAGGACGCCGCCGAGCGCGGCGCGTTCGCCGACGAGCTGGCCACCCTCGCCGACCTCTACGTCGGCGACGGCTTCGGCGCCGTCCACCGCGCCCACGCCTCCGTCGTCGACCTGCCCGCGCGCCTGCCGCACGCGGCCGGTTACCTCATCGCCACCGAGGTCGGCGTCCTGAAGAAGCTCACCGCCGACGTCAAGCGCCCGTACGCGGTCGTCCTCGGCGGCGCCAAGGTCTCCGACAAGCTCGCCGTCATCGACGAGCTGCTCGGCAAGGCCGACCGCATCCTCATCGGCGGCGGCATGGCGTACACCTTCCTCAAGGCCAAGGGCCACGAGGTCGGCATCTCCCTGCTCCAGGAAGACCAGCTGGAGAAGGTCACGGAGTACATGGCGCGCGCCGAGGCGACCGGCGTCGAGCTGGTCCTCCCCGTCGACGTGCTGGTCTCCGCCGACTTCCCGGACCTGAAGACGAAGGCCCCGGCGACCTTCGAGACCGTCGACGCGGACAAGATCCCCGCCGACAAGGAGGGCCTGGACATCGGCCCCAAGACGCGTGAGCTGTACGCGTCGAAGATCGCGGACGCCGAGACCGTCTTCTGGAACGGTCCCGTGGGCGTCTTCGAACACCCCGACTACGCGAACGGCACGAAGGCCATCGCCAGGGCCCTCGTCGACTGCGACGCCTTCACCGTGGTCGGCGGTGGCGACAGTGCCGCCGCCGTCCGCATCCTGGGCTTCGACGAGAATGCCTTCGGCCACATCTCGACCGGTGGCGGCGCCAGCCTCGAATACCTCGAAGGCAAGACGCTCCCCGGCCTCGCCGCCCTGGAGGGCTGA
- the zwf gene encoding glucose-6-phosphate dehydrogenase: MLSVNGANPLRDAQDRRLPRIAGPSGLVIFGVTGDLSRKKLMPAVYDLANRGLLPPGFSLIGFARREWQDEDFAKEVHDAVKEHARTPFREEVWQQLVQGCRFVQGDFDDDAAFETLKSTIEELDKAQGTGGNFAFYLSVPPKFFPKVVQQLKDHGLAQKEGSWRRAVIEKPFGHDLKSAEELNKVVHEVFPRDEVFRIDHYLGKETVQNILALRFANTMFEPIWNRSYVDHVQITMAEDIGIGGRAGYYDGIGAARDVIQNHLLQLLALTAMEEPGSFHPKALVAEKLKVLTAVELPEDLGKHTVRGQYSAAWQGGEKVVGYLEEDGIDPKSKTDTYAAIRLEINNRRWAGVPFYLRTGKRLGRRVTEIAVVFKRAPYLPFESGATEELGQNALVIRVQPDEGVTVRFGSKVPGTSMEVRDVTMDFAYGESFTESSPEAYERLILDVLLGDANLFPRHQEVELSWNILDPIEEYWDKHGKPAQYPAGTWGPVEADEMLARDGRSWRRP; this comes from the coding sequence ATTTTGTCGGTGAACGGAGCGAACCCGCTTCGTGACGCACAGGACCGGCGGCTCCCGCGCATCGCGGGGCCGTCCGGCCTGGTCATTTTCGGCGTTACGGGTGACCTGTCGCGCAAGAAGCTGATGCCCGCCGTCTACGACCTCGCCAACCGCGGCCTGCTGCCGCCGGGTTTCTCGCTGATCGGCTTCGCCCGACGCGAGTGGCAGGACGAGGACTTCGCCAAGGAGGTGCACGACGCGGTCAAGGAACACGCGCGCACCCCCTTCCGTGAGGAGGTCTGGCAGCAGCTGGTGCAGGGCTGCCGCTTCGTCCAGGGCGATTTCGACGACGACGCGGCCTTCGAGACGCTGAAGTCGACGATCGAGGAACTCGACAAGGCCCAGGGCACGGGCGGCAACTTCGCCTTCTACCTGTCGGTCCCGCCGAAGTTCTTCCCCAAGGTGGTCCAGCAGCTCAAGGACCACGGTCTGGCCCAGAAGGAGGGCTCCTGGCGGCGTGCCGTCATCGAGAAGCCCTTCGGTCACGACCTCAAGAGCGCCGAGGAACTCAACAAGGTCGTCCACGAGGTCTTCCCCCGTGACGAGGTCTTCCGGATCGACCACTACCTCGGCAAGGAGACCGTCCAGAACATCCTGGCGCTCCGCTTCGCCAACACCATGTTCGAGCCGATCTGGAACCGGTCCTACGTGGACCACGTACAGATCACCATGGCGGAGGACATCGGCATCGGCGGTCGCGCCGGCTACTACGACGGCATCGGCGCCGCCCGCGACGTCATCCAGAACCACCTGCTCCAGCTGCTCGCGCTGACGGCGATGGAGGAGCCCGGCTCCTTCCACCCCAAGGCGCTGGTGGCGGAGAAGCTCAAGGTGCTCACCGCCGTCGAGCTCCCCGAGGACCTGGGCAAGCACACCGTGCGCGGCCAGTACTCGGCGGCCTGGCAGGGCGGCGAGAAGGTCGTCGGGTACCTCGAAGAGGACGGCATCGACCCCAAGTCGAAGACCGACACCTACGCGGCCATCCGCCTGGAGATCAACAACCGCCGCTGGGCGGGCGTCCCGTTCTACCTGCGCACGGGCAAGCGCCTGGGCCGTCGGGTGACCGAGATCGCGGTGGTCTTCAAGCGGGCGCCGTACCTGCCGTTCGAGTCGGGCGCGACCGAGGAGCTGGGGCAGAACGCCCTGGTCATCCGGGTCCAGCCGGACGAGGGCGTGACGGTCCGCTTCGGCTCCAAGGTCCCGGGCACCTCCATGGAGGTCCGGGACGTCACGATGGACTTCGCGTACGGCGAGTCCTTCACGGAGTCCAGCCCCGAGGCCTACGAGCGGCTCATCCTCGACGTCCTCCTCGGCGACGCGAACCTCTTCCCGCGTCACCAGGAAGTGGAGCTCTCCTGGAACATCCTCGACCCGATCGAGGAGTACTGGGACAAGCACGGCAAGCCCGCGCAGTACCCGGCGGGCACCTGGGGGCCGGTCGAGGCGGACGAGATGCTCGCACGAGACGGACGGAGCTGGCGCCGGCCATGA
- the gap gene encoding type I glyceraldehyde-3-phosphate dehydrogenase, producing MTIRVGINGFGRIGRNYFRALLEQGADIEIVGVNDLTDNATLVHLLKYDTILGRLKADVSHTDDTITVGGNTFKTFAERDPANLPWGELGADIVIESTGIFTKKADAAKHITAGAKKVLISAPAKDEDITIVMGVNHDKYDAANHHVISNASCTTNCVAPMAKVLLENFGIVKGMMTTVHAYTNDQRILDFPHSDLRRARAAAENIIPTTTGAAKATALVIPELAGKLDGIAMRVPVPTGSVTDLVIELEREVTKDEVNTAFQKAAEGQLKGILDYTEDAIVSSDIVNWPASCTFDSSLTMVQGKSVKVVGWYDNEWGYSNRLVDLTVFVGGQL from the coding sequence GTGACGATCCGCGTAGGCATCAACGGTTTTGGCCGCATTGGCCGCAACTACTTCCGGGCGCTCCTGGAGCAGGGAGCGGACATCGAGATCGTCGGTGTCAACGACCTGACTGACAACGCCACCCTGGTGCACCTGCTCAAGTACGACACCATCCTCGGTCGCCTCAAGGCCGACGTCTCCCACACCGACGACACGATCACGGTCGGTGGCAACACCTTCAAGACCTTCGCCGAGCGCGACCCCGCGAACCTCCCCTGGGGCGAGCTGGGCGCCGACATCGTCATCGAGTCGACCGGCATCTTCACGAAGAAGGCCGACGCCGCCAAGCACATCACGGCCGGCGCGAAGAAGGTCCTCATCTCGGCCCCGGCCAAGGACGAGGACATCACGATCGTGATGGGCGTCAACCACGACAAGTACGACGCGGCCAACCACCACGTCATCTCCAACGCCTCCTGCACCACCAACTGCGTGGCGCCGATGGCCAAGGTCCTCCTGGAGAACTTCGGCATCGTCAAGGGCATGATGACCACGGTCCACGCCTACACGAACGACCAGCGCATCCTGGACTTCCCGCACTCGGACCTGCGCCGCGCCCGCGCCGCCGCCGAGAACATCATCCCGACGACCACCGGTGCCGCCAAGGCCACCGCCCTGGTCATCCCGGAGCTGGCGGGCAAGCTCGACGGCATCGCGATGCGCGTCCCGGTCCCCACCGGTTCCGTGACCGACCTGGTCATCGAGCTGGAGCGCGAGGTGACCAAGGACGAGGTCAACACCGCCTTCCAGAAGGCCGCCGAGGGCCAGCTGAAGGGCATCCTCGACTACACCGAGGACGCGATCGTGTCCTCGGACATCGTGAACTGGCCTGCCTCCTGCACCTTCGACTCCTCCCTGACCATGGTCCAGGGCAAGAGCGTCAAGGTCGTCGGCTGGTACGACAACGAGTGGGGCTACTCCAACCGACTCGTCGACCTCACCGTCTTCGTCGGCGGTCAGCTCTAA
- the tpiA gene encoding triose-phosphate isomerase yields the protein MTTVNGRTPLMAGNWKMNLNHLEAIAHTQKLAFSLADKDFDAVEVAVLVPFVDLRSVQTLVEADKLKIKYGAQDLSAHDSGAYTGEISGPMLAKLGCAYVAVGHSERRQYHGESDELCNAKVKAAYKVGITPILCVGEGLDVRKAGQQVAYTLNQVDGGLKDLPAEQAESIVIAYEPVWAIGTGEVATPEDAQEVCGAIRGRLAELYSQELADKVRIQYGGSVKSGNIAAIMAQPDVDGALVGGAALDVEEFVKIVRFRDQ from the coding sequence ATGACCACTGTGAACGGCCGTACCCCGCTGATGGCGGGCAACTGGAAGATGAACCTCAACCACCTTGAGGCCATCGCCCACACCCAGAAGCTCGCCTTCTCCCTCGCCGACAAGGACTTCGACGCCGTCGAGGTCGCGGTGCTCGTCCCCTTCGTGGACCTGCGCTCGGTGCAGACGCTCGTCGAGGCCGACAAGCTGAAGATCAAGTACGGCGCCCAGGACCTCTCGGCGCACGACTCCGGCGCCTACACCGGCGAGATCTCCGGCCCGATGCTCGCGAAGCTCGGCTGCGCGTACGTGGCCGTCGGCCACAGCGAGCGCCGCCAGTACCACGGCGAGAGCGACGAGCTCTGCAACGCCAAGGTCAAGGCCGCCTACAAGGTCGGGATCACCCCGATCCTGTGCGTCGGCGAGGGCCTGGACGTCCGCAAGGCCGGGCAGCAGGTCGCGTACACGCTGAACCAGGTCGACGGCGGCCTGAAGGACCTCCCGGCCGAGCAGGCCGAGTCCATCGTGATCGCCTACGAGCCCGTCTGGGCCATCGGGACCGGCGAGGTCGCCACCCCCGAGGACGCCCAGGAGGTCTGCGGGGCGATCCGCGGCCGGCTCGCCGAGCTGTACTCCCAGGAGCTGGCCGACAAGGTCCGCATCCAGTACGGCGGCTCCGTGAAGTCCGGCAACATCGCCGCGATCATGGCGCAGCCGGACGTCGACGGCGCGCTGGTCGGCGGCGCCGCGCTGGACGTGGAGGAGTTCGTCAAGATCGTCCGCTTCCGCGACCAGTGA
- the pgi gene encoding glucose-6-phosphate isomerase: MNADKRMRLDRTPEWHALGKHREELGQTHLRELFESDPDRGTGYTLRVGDLYIDYAKHLVTDETLALLRELASATGVSALRDAMFRGEKINTTEDRAVLHTALRAERDAVVEVDGENVVPGVHAVLDKMAAFSDQVRSGEWTGFTGKRVKNVVNIGIGGSDLGPAMAYEALRSFTDRGLTLRFVSNVDGADLHEAVRELDPAETLFIIASKTFTTIETITNATSAREWLLDGLGGDQAAVARHFVALSTNAEKVTEFGIDPANMFEFWDWVGGRYSFDSAIGLSLMIAIGPDAFRELLGGFRAMDEHFRTAPAERNAPLLLGLLGVWYGAFFDAQSHAVLPYSHYLSRFTAYLQQLDMESNGKSVDRDGNPVDWQTGPVVWGTPGTNGQHAYYQLIHQGTRMIPADFIGFARPVAELSPALEAQHDLLMANFFAQTQALAFGKTAEEVRAEGVAEELIPHKTFLGNHPTTTILASELTPAVLGQLIALYEHKVFVQGAVWNIDSFDQWGVELGKVLAKRVEPALTEGSHVESLDPSTRALVATYRELRGR, translated from the coding sequence ATGAACGCAGACAAGCGAATGAGGCTCGACCGGACGCCGGAGTGGCACGCACTCGGCAAGCACCGGGAAGAGCTGGGGCAGACGCATCTGCGGGAGCTTTTCGAGTCGGACCCGGACAGGGGTACCGGCTACACGCTGCGGGTCGGGGACCTGTACATCGACTATGCGAAGCACCTCGTGACGGACGAGACCCTCGCGCTGCTGCGCGAGTTGGCGTCCGCGACGGGCGTGAGCGCCCTGCGCGACGCCATGTTCCGGGGCGAGAAGATCAACACGACCGAGGACCGGGCGGTCCTGCACACCGCCCTGCGCGCCGAGCGCGACGCGGTCGTCGAGGTGGACGGCGAGAACGTCGTCCCCGGCGTGCACGCGGTCCTCGACAAGATGGCGGCCTTCTCGGACCAGGTCAGGTCGGGGGAGTGGACCGGGTTCACCGGCAAGCGCGTCAAGAACGTGGTCAACATCGGCATCGGCGGCTCCGACCTGGGCCCGGCGATGGCGTACGAGGCCCTGCGGTCCTTCACCGACCGCGGCCTGACCCTGCGCTTCGTCTCCAACGTGGACGGCGCCGACCTGCACGAGGCCGTACGGGAACTGGACCCGGCGGAGACGCTGTTCATCATCGCCTCCAAGACGTTCACGACCATCGAGACCATCACCAACGCCACCTCGGCGCGCGAGTGGCTGCTCGATGGGCTCGGCGGCGACCAGGCCGCCGTGGCACGGCACTTCGTGGCCCTGTCCACCAACGCCGAGAAGGTCACCGAGTTCGGCATCGATCCGGCCAACATGTTCGAGTTCTGGGACTGGGTCGGCGGCCGCTACTCCTTCGACTCGGCCATCGGCCTCTCCCTGATGATCGCGATCGGCCCGGACGCCTTCCGCGAGCTGCTCGGCGGCTTCCGCGCCATGGACGAGCACTTCCGCACGGCGCCGGCCGAGCGCAACGCCCCGCTGCTGCTGGGCCTGTTGGGCGTCTGGTACGGCGCGTTCTTCGACGCGCAGTCGCACGCCGTGCTCCCGTACAGCCACTACCTCTCGCGTTTCACGGCCTACTTGCAGCAGCTGGACATGGAGTCCAACGGCAAGTCCGTCGACCGCGACGGCAATCCGGTGGACTGGCAGACCGGTCCGGTGGTGTGGGGCACGCCCGGCACCAACGGGCAGCACGCCTACTACCAGCTGATCCACCAGGGCACCCGGATGATCCCGGCCGACTTCATCGGCTTCGCCCGTCCGGTCGCGGAACTCTCGCCGGCCCTGGAGGCCCAGCACGACCTGCTGATGGCGAACTTCTTCGCGCAGACCCAGGCGTTGGCCTTCGGCAAGACCGCCGAGGAGGTCCGGGCGGAGGGCGTGGCCGAGGAACTGATCCCGCACAAGACCTTCCTCGGCAACCACCCGACGACGACGATCCTGGCCTCCGAGCTGACCCCGGCGGTACTGGGTCAGCTGATCGCGCTGTACGAGCACAAGGTGTTCGTCCAGGGCGCGGTGTGGAACATCGACTCCTTCGACCAGTGGGGCGTCGAACTCGGCAAGGTCCTCGCCAAGCGGGTGGAGCCGGCGCTGACGGAGGGCTCGCACGTCGAGAGCCTGGACCCGTCCACGCGCGCGCTGGTGGCCACGTACCGCGAACTGCGCGGCCGCTGA
- a CDS encoding RNA polymerase-binding protein RbpA, whose protein sequence is MASGNAIRGSRVGAGPMGEAERGESAPRLRISFWCSNGHETQPSFASDAQVPDTWDCPRCGFPAGQDRDNPPAPPRTEPYKTHLAYVRERRTDADGEAILAEALAKLRGEI, encoded by the coding sequence GTGGCAAGTGGCAACGCGATTCGTGGAAGTCGAGTCGGAGCCGGGCCGATGGGCGAGGCCGAGCGCGGCGAATCCGCGCCCCGTCTGCGCATCTCCTTCTGGTGCTCGAACGGGCACGAGACGCAGCCCAGCTTCGCCAGCGACGCGCAGGTCCCCGACACCTGGGACTGTCCGCGCTGTGGCTTCCCCGCCGGCCAGGACCGGGACAACCCGCCCGCGCCGCCGCGCACGGAACCGTACAAGACCCACCTCGCGTACGTCCGCGAGCGCCGCACCGACGCCGACGGCGAGGCGATCCTCGCCGAGGCCCTCGCCAAGCTGCGCGGCGAGATCTGA